The proteins below come from a single Caulobacter flavus genomic window:
- a CDS encoding FdhF/YdeP family oxidoreductase codes for MADDSNQAGGKIPGVKPYGAPAGGWGALKAVAGALADQETIVEGAKTLMRANQPEGFDCPGCAWPDPKHTSSFEFCENGAKAVAWEATAKRAAPEVFAAHTVSEMLTWSDHAIEDLGRLTHPMAYDAATDRYLPIAWSEAFARAGAAIQALESPHQAEFYASGRASNEAAFLFQLLGRKVGTNNFPDCSNMCHEPTSVGLPDSIGMGKGSVSLEDFDHADLILCFGHNPGTNHPRMMATLREASRRGATIMAFNPLVERALERFASPQDPVEMATLSSTPIASRYYQVNVGGDAAVVQGLMKAVLAFDRAARAAGEPAVLDDDFIAEHTAGFEALAAHLDALSWDEVVTVGGLSRAEIEEAAAIYARSSATILCYGMGLTQHRNSSSTVQQLVNLLLLRGNIGRAGAGICPLRGHSNVQGDRTVGIWEKPSAALLDALARVFGFAPPRDHGHTVVEAIEAMGAGETKVFVGLGGNFAVAAPDPVRTHAAMRKVDLAVHIATKPNRTHLLVGREALLLPCLGRTEMDVQGGVRQSVTVEDSMSMVHASRGLNPPASEHLMSEPAIVAGIARAALGADDPVDWEGLTADYDRIRDLIEQVFPTQFTDYNTRVRQPGGFRLPVPPAERKWTTPSGKANFLPHTGLDDPRRGDASVMLLTTLRSHDQYNTTIYGENDRYRGVFGRRDVVFVNPEDLAALGVAEGQRIDLAAAFDETGARVVRGFTAVARKIPRGCVAAYYPETNALVALDDHDRRSGTPAYKSAPVRLTLHGA; via the coding sequence GGCCGACCAGGAGACCATCGTCGAGGGCGCCAAGACCCTGATGCGGGCCAACCAGCCCGAGGGCTTCGACTGCCCCGGCTGCGCCTGGCCAGATCCCAAGCACACCTCGTCGTTCGAGTTCTGCGAGAACGGCGCCAAGGCCGTGGCCTGGGAGGCGACCGCCAAGCGCGCCGCCCCCGAGGTTTTCGCCGCCCACACGGTCAGCGAGATGCTGACCTGGAGCGACCACGCCATCGAGGACCTGGGCCGCCTGACCCATCCGATGGCCTACGACGCCGCCACCGACCGCTACCTGCCGATCGCCTGGAGCGAGGCCTTCGCCCGCGCCGGCGCGGCGATCCAGGCGCTGGAGAGCCCGCACCAGGCCGAGTTCTACGCCTCGGGCCGGGCCAGCAACGAGGCGGCCTTCCTGTTCCAGCTGCTGGGCCGCAAGGTCGGCACCAACAACTTCCCCGACTGCTCGAACATGTGCCACGAGCCGACCAGCGTCGGCCTGCCGGACTCGATCGGCATGGGCAAGGGCTCGGTCAGTCTGGAAGACTTCGACCACGCCGACCTGATCCTGTGCTTTGGCCACAACCCCGGCACCAACCATCCCCGGATGATGGCGACGCTTCGCGAGGCGTCGCGCAGGGGCGCGACGATCATGGCCTTCAATCCGCTGGTCGAGCGGGCCCTGGAGCGCTTCGCCTCGCCGCAGGATCCGGTCGAGATGGCGACCCTGTCGTCGACCCCGATCGCCTCGCGCTACTATCAGGTCAACGTCGGCGGTGACGCGGCCGTGGTTCAGGGCCTGATGAAGGCCGTCCTGGCCTTCGACCGCGCCGCTCGGGCGGCAGGCGAACCGGCCGTCCTCGACGACGACTTCATAGCCGAGCACACCGCCGGCTTCGAGGCCCTGGCGGCCCATCTCGACGCCCTGTCCTGGGACGAGGTCGTGACGGTCGGGGGCCTGTCGCGGGCCGAGATCGAGGAAGCCGCGGCCATCTACGCGCGGTCCAGCGCCACGATCCTCTGCTATGGCATGGGGCTCACCCAGCATCGCAACTCGTCCAGCACCGTGCAGCAGCTGGTGAATCTGCTGCTCCTGCGGGGAAACATAGGCCGGGCGGGGGCGGGGATCTGCCCGCTGCGGGGCCATTCCAACGTCCAGGGCGATCGGACGGTCGGCATCTGGGAAAAGCCGTCGGCGGCGCTGCTCGACGCCCTGGCCAGGGTGTTCGGCTTCGCGCCGCCGCGCGACCACGGCCACACGGTGGTCGAGGCCATCGAGGCCATGGGGGCGGGCGAGACCAAGGTCTTCGTCGGCCTGGGCGGCAACTTCGCCGTCGCCGCGCCCGATCCGGTCCGCACCCACGCGGCCATGCGCAAGGTCGACCTGGCCGTCCACATCGCCACCAAGCCCAACCGCACCCACCTGCTGGTCGGCCGCGAGGCGCTGCTGCTGCCGTGCCTGGGCCGCACCGAGATGGACGTGCAGGGCGGCGTGCGTCAGTCGGTGACGGTCGAGGACTCGATGTCGATGGTCCACGCCTCGCGCGGTCTCAACCCTCCTGCCTCCGAGCACCTGATGTCCGAGCCGGCGATCGTCGCCGGCATCGCCCGGGCGGCCCTGGGGGCGGACGACCCGGTCGACTGGGAGGGGCTGACGGCCGACTACGACCGGATCCGCGACCTGATCGAGCAGGTCTTCCCGACCCAGTTCACCGACTACAACACGCGCGTCCGCCAGCCCGGCGGTTTCCGCCTGCCGGTGCCGCCGGCCGAGCGCAAGTGGACCACCCCCTCGGGCAAGGCCAACTTCCTGCCGCACACGGGTCTGGACGATCCGCGCCGCGGCGACGCCTCGGTCATGCTGCTGACCACCCTGCGCAGCCACGACCAGTACAACACCACGATCTATGGCGAGAACGACCGCTATCGCGGGGTGTTCGGCCGCCGCGACGTGGTGTTCGTCAATCCTGAAGACCTGGCGGCGCTGGGCGTGGCGGAGGGGCAGCGCATAGACCTGGCGGCCGCCTTCGATGAAACCGGAGCGCGAGTCGTGCGCGGCTTCACGGCCGTGGCGCGAAAAATCCCGCGCGGGTGCGTGGCCGCATACTATCCGGAAACCAATGCTCTGGTAGCACTCGATGATCACGACCGGCGTAGTGGTACGCCGGCCTACAAGTCGGCGCCGGTGCGGTTAACCCTGCACGGGGCCTGA
- the rpsQ gene encoding 30S ribosomal protein S17 — translation MPKRILEGVVVSDKGDKTVVVKVERTIVHPLLKKIVRRSKKYHAHDEANVYKTGETIRIVECAPKSKLKTWEVLPKASA, via the coding sequence ATGCCCAAGCGTATCCTCGAAGGGGTCGTCGTCTCCGATAAGGGTGACAAGACCGTGGTGGTGAAGGTGGAACGTACCATCGTTCACCCCCTTCTGAAGAAGATCGTGCGCCGCTCTAAGAAGTACCACGCGCACGACGAAGCCAATGTGTACAAGACGGGCGAAACCATTCGCATCGTCGAGTGCGCTCCGAAGTCCAAGCTGAAGACCTGGGAAGTGCTTCCCAAGGCTTCGGCCTAA
- the rplB gene encoding 50S ribosomal protein L2, with the protein MALKHFNPTSPGQRGLVLIDRSELHKGRPEKKLVEGLSKSGGRGGNGRIAVRFRGGGAKRLYRLVDFKRRKQGTATVVRLEYDPNRTAFIALIKYQDGELAYILAPQRLKAGDEVVTADKVDVKPGNASPLRTLPIGTIIHNVELKPAKGGQIARSAGAYAQLVGRDAGYAQIRLNSGELRMVLDTCMATVGAVSNPDHMNENLGKAGRVRHMGRRPHVRGVAMNPVDHPHGGGEGRTSGGRHPVTPAGKPTKGAKTRVNKATDKFIIRSRHKAKKGR; encoded by the coding sequence ATGGCCTTGAAGCACTTTAACCCGACCAGCCCCGGCCAGCGCGGCCTGGTGCTGATCGATCGCAGCGAGCTCCACAAGGGCCGCCCGGAAAAGAAGCTCGTCGAGGGCCTCTCGAAGTCCGGCGGTCGTGGCGGCAACGGCCGCATCGCCGTCCGCTTCCGCGGCGGCGGCGCCAAGCGCCTCTACCGTCTGGTGGATTTCAAGCGTCGTAAGCAAGGCACGGCCACGGTCGTTCGTCTCGAGTACGATCCGAACCGCACCGCGTTCATCGCCCTGATCAAGTATCAGGACGGCGAGCTGGCCTACATCCTGGCCCCGCAACGCCTCAAGGCCGGCGACGAAGTCGTCACCGCCGACAAGGTCGACGTGAAGCCGGGCAACGCCTCGCCGCTGCGCACGCTGCCGATCGGCACGATCATCCACAACGTCGAGCTGAAGCCCGCCAAGGGCGGTCAGATCGCCCGTTCGGCTGGCGCCTACGCCCAGCTGGTCGGTCGTGACGCCGGCTACGCCCAGATCCGCCTGAACTCGGGCGAACTGCGCATGGTCCTCGACACCTGCATGGCCACCGTCGGCGCGGTTTCGAACCCCGACCACATGAACGAAAACCTCGGCAAGGCCGGTCGTGTTCGTCACATGGGTCGTCGCCCGCACGTCCGCGGCGTCGCCATGAACCCGGTCGACCACCCCCACGGTGGTGGTGAAGGCCGCACCTCGGGCGGTCGCCACCCGGTGACCCCGGCTGGTAAGCCGACCAAGGGCGCCAAGACCCGCGTCAACAAGGCCACGGACAAGTTCATCATCCGTTCGCGCCACAAAGCGAAGAAGGGCCGCTAA
- a CDS encoding GIN domain-containing protein — MRALISLAAGAAVLALAGQAAAAEPSVKIKDAVARVTIIPEARGDVKVEFLTTNGRLPLEVRKVGGQTIVDGNLRLKRIQSCNSRGEGSAVRVRDLGEVQWRDIPQIAIRVPMNVSVGASGAVYGSVGRSDSVELANAGCGDWTIANTRGKLEISLAGSGDTKAGSAAKAEINLAGSGDISLQDVSDLEVSIAGSGDVKAAALRGGDLDVSIAGSGGVKITGGRARDIDVSIMGSGDVNFGGEADRVSLSVAGSGDIRVAKVNGSVKKSAMGSGNIYIGQ, encoded by the coding sequence ATGCGCGCACTCATCAGCCTGGCCGCCGGCGCGGCCGTCCTGGCCCTGGCCGGCCAAGCCGCCGCCGCCGAGCCGTCGGTGAAGATCAAGGACGCGGTCGCCCGCGTCACCATCATTCCCGAAGCCCGCGGCGACGTGAAGGTCGAGTTCCTGACCACCAACGGCCGGCTTCCGCTGGAAGTGCGCAAGGTGGGCGGCCAGACGATCGTCGACGGCAATCTGCGCCTCAAGCGCATCCAGAGCTGCAACAGCCGGGGCGAGGGCTCGGCGGTCAGGGTCCGTGATCTGGGCGAAGTGCAGTGGCGCGACATTCCCCAGATCGCCATCCGCGTACCGATGAACGTCTCGGTCGGGGCCTCGGGCGCGGTCTACGGCAGCGTCGGCCGCAGCGACAGCGTCGAGCTGGCCAACGCCGGTTGCGGGGATTGGACCATCGCCAACACCCGGGGCAAGCTGGAGATCAGCCTGGCGGGCTCGGGCGACACCAAGGCCGGCAGCGCCGCCAAGGCCGAGATCAACCTGGCCGGTTCGGGCGACATCAGCCTGCAGGACGTGTCCGACCTCGAGGTGTCGATCGCCGGTTCGGGCGACGTGAAGGCCGCCGCGCTGCGCGGCGGCGATCTCGACGTCAGCATCGCCGGTTCGGGCGGGGTGAAGATCACGGGCGGCCGCGCCCGTGACATCGACGTCAGCATCATGGGCTCGGGCGACGTGAACTTCGGCGGCGAGGCCGACCGGGTGTCGCTGTCCGTGGCCGGTTCGGGCGACATCCGCGTGGCCAAGGTCAACGGCTCGGTGAAGAAGTCGGCCATGGGGTCCGGCAACATCTACATCGGCCAGTAA
- the rplD gene encoding 50S ribosomal protein L4, which produces MKLDVIKLDGGKAGSVDLDDAIFGIEDIRGDILQRVVTWQLAKRRSGNHKIQVRNEVSRTSKKMYKQKGTGGARHGSRRAAQFVGGAKAHGPVVRSHAFDLPKKIRALALRHALSSKAKAGSLLVLDSAVLTEAKTAALRANFDKIGLKNALVIAGPEVDANFKLAARNIPNVDVLPNAGLNVYDVLRRHTLVLTKDAVEAISARFAEKEAA; this is translated from the coding sequence ATGAAACTCGACGTCATCAAACTTGACGGCGGCAAGGCCGGCTCCGTGGATCTCGACGACGCCATCTTCGGCATCGAGGACATCCGCGGCGACATCCTGCAGCGCGTCGTCACCTGGCAGCTGGCCAAGCGCCGCTCGGGCAACCACAAGATCCAGGTTCGTAACGAGGTCTCTCGTACGAGCAAGAAGATGTACAAGCAGAAGGGCACCGGCGGCGCTCGTCACGGTTCGCGCCGTGCGGCTCAGTTCGTCGGCGGCGCCAAGGCCCACGGCCCGGTCGTCCGCAGCCACGCCTTCGATCTTCCCAAGAAGATTCGGGCTCTGGCTCTGCGTCACGCCCTGTCGTCGAAGGCCAAGGCCGGTTCGCTGCTCGTCCTCGACAGCGCCGTTCTGACCGAAGCGAAGACGGCCGCCCTGCGCGCCAACTTCGACAAGATCGGTCTGAAGAACGCCCTGGTCATCGCTGGTCCGGAAGTGGACGCGAACTTCAAGCTCGCCGCCCGCAACATTCCGAACGTGGACGTGCTGCCGAACGCCGGCCTGAACGTCTACGACGTGCTGCGTCGCCACACCCTGGTCCTGACCAAGGACGCGGTGGAAGCGATCTCGGCCCGTTTCGCTGAGAAGGAAGCCGCGTAA
- the rplC gene encoding 50S ribosomal protein L3, giving the protein MTLPANRTGLIAKKLGMTRFFDEAGQHVPVTVLSLDGCQVVAQRTVEKDGYTALQLGAGAKKPKNTSKAERGHFGKSSVEPKRVVAEFRVEEAALIEVGAEFTADHYVAGQKVDIQGVTVGKGFAGAMKRWNFGGLRATHGVSVSHRSHGSTGNRQDPGRTFPGKKMAGHLGQETVTTLNVTVWKVDVERGLILVKGAVPGHEGSYVKIRDAVKKAAPADLPRPGAFRKAGEAAPAAETPAEEAPAATTEEGEG; this is encoded by the coding sequence ATGACTCTCCCCGCTAACCGCACCGGCCTGATCGCCAAGAAGCTCGGCATGACCCGCTTCTTCGACGAAGCTGGTCAGCACGTGCCGGTCACCGTCCTTTCGCTCGACGGTTGCCAGGTCGTGGCTCAGCGCACTGTCGAGAAGGACGGTTACACCGCCCTGCAGCTCGGCGCCGGCGCCAAGAAGCCCAAGAACACCTCGAAGGCCGAACGCGGCCACTTCGGCAAGAGCTCGGTCGAGCCCAAGCGGGTCGTCGCCGAATTCCGCGTCGAGGAAGCCGCTCTGATCGAAGTGGGCGCGGAATTCACCGCCGACCACTACGTCGCCGGCCAGAAGGTCGACATCCAGGGCGTCACCGTCGGTAAGGGTTTCGCCGGCGCCATGAAGCGCTGGAACTTCGGTGGTCTCCGCGCCACCCACGGTGTCTCGGTCTCGCACCGTTCGCACGGTTCGACCGGTAACCGCCAGGATCCGGGCCGTACGTTCCCGGGCAAGAAGATGGCTGGTCACCTCGGTCAAGAAACCGTCACCACCCTCAACGTCACCGTCTGGAAGGTCGACGTCGAGCGCGGCCTGATCCTGGTCAAGGGCGCCGTCCCGGGCCACGAAGGCAGCTACGTGAAGATCCGCGACGCCGTGAAGAAGGCCGCTCCGGCCGATCTGCCGCGTCCGGGCGCCTTCCGTAAGGCTGGCGAGGCTGCTCCGGCTGCTGAAACCCCCGCTGAAGAGGCCCCCGCGGCGACGACCGAAGAGGGCGAAGGCTAA
- the rplV gene encoding 50S ribosomal protein L22 has translation MAKQKQARRLEGVEAMAKVRTLRTSARKLNLVAQSIRGLNVQRALNELEFSHKRIAQDVRKALYSAISNAENNHNLDIDSLVVSEAYVGKNLVMKRFSPRARGRATRVEKPFSEITIVVRELGEAA, from the coding sequence ATGGCCAAGCAAAAGCAAGCTCGCCGCCTGGAAGGCGTTGAGGCGATGGCTAAGGTGCGCACCCTGCGCACCAGCGCCCGCAAGCTGAACCTGGTCGCTCAGTCCATCCGTGGCCTGAACGTCCAGCGCGCTCTGAACGAGCTCGAGTTCAGCCACAAGCGTATCGCCCAGGACGTCCGCAAGGCGCTGTACTCGGCGATCTCGAACGCCGAGAACAACCACAACCTCGACATCGACTCCCTGGTCGTGTCCGAGGCCTATGTGGGCAAGAACCTGGTTATGAAGCGCTTCTCGCCCCGCGCCCGCGGTCGTGCGACGCGTGTCGAAAAGCCGTTCTCCGAGATCACGATCGTGGTCCGCGAACTGGGTGAGGCCGCCTAA
- a CDS encoding GNAT family N-acetyltransferase, protein MLDPGLQTRVVEAAELNAAERARWNTLRDAEPVLGGPYFDLRYVEAAAACAPGSRIAVLERDGRIVGFLPFQRRGSAIQPLGAPMSDFHGLIAEPDVSLPAVLGLLGAERMRVSGLVSVEPLPELSVRYAMAADLSGGFDAYQATRSAAFLKDKRRRARALERDHGQMIFTFERPPPELLAWLVAQKRAQIRRTHQHDIFACGWTIELLNRLAECEADDFGLRLAVLRAGGTIVAAELGLTAGDRHHLWFPIYDPDFARYSPGALMTLETLRVAAGRGIARVDFGPSEEAYKEDFAVPMEPALEGTVAVRPSLMTHLRGAPGVDRIDEVGKRLARRLDRIAACEPGLIGQVKGGASFVTGLGRRHPAVGAGIGVGIGLGLSLGLLAD, encoded by the coding sequence GTGCTGGATCCAGGACTGCAGACGCGGGTCGTCGAGGCCGCCGAGCTGAACGCCGCCGAGCGCGCGCGCTGGAACACCCTGCGCGACGCCGAGCCGGTGCTGGGCGGTCCCTACTTCGATCTGCGCTATGTCGAGGCGGCCGCGGCCTGCGCGCCCGGCTCGCGGATCGCCGTGCTGGAGCGCGACGGCCGCATCGTCGGCTTCCTGCCGTTCCAGCGTCGCGGCTCGGCCATCCAGCCGCTCGGTGCGCCGATGAGCGATTTCCACGGCCTGATCGCCGAACCCGATGTTTCGCTGCCCGCGGTGCTCGGACTTCTGGGCGCGGAGCGGATGAGGGTCAGCGGCCTGGTCTCGGTCGAGCCCTTGCCCGAACTTTCCGTTCGCTACGCGATGGCCGCCGACCTGTCGGGCGGCTTCGATGCCTATCAGGCGACCCGTAGCGCGGCCTTCCTGAAGGACAAGCGCCGGCGGGCCCGCGCCCTGGAGCGCGATCACGGCCAGATGATCTTCACCTTCGAGCGGCCGCCCCCGGAGCTTCTGGCCTGGCTGGTCGCCCAGAAGCGCGCCCAGATTCGCCGCACCCACCAGCATGACATCTTCGCCTGCGGATGGACGATCGAGCTGCTGAACCGCCTGGCCGAGTGCGAGGCTGACGATTTCGGCCTGCGCCTGGCCGTGCTGCGCGCCGGCGGAACAATCGTGGCGGCCGAGCTGGGCCTGACCGCCGGCGACCGCCATCACCTGTGGTTTCCGATCTACGATCCGGACTTCGCCCGCTACTCGCCGGGCGCGCTGATGACGCTGGAGACCCTGAGGGTCGCCGCCGGACGCGGGATCGCCCGGGTCGATTTCGGACCCAGCGAAGAAGCCTACAAGGAAGACTTCGCCGTGCCGATGGAGCCGGCGCTGGAGGGAACGGTCGCCGTGCGGCCGTCGCTGATGACCCACCTGCGCGGCGCGCCCGGCGTCGATCGCATCGACGAGGTCGGCAAGCGCCTGGCCCGTCGCCTCGACCGCATCGCCGCCTGCGAGCCCGGCCTGATCGGCCAGGTCAAGGGCGGCGCCAGTTTCGTCACCGGCCTTGGCCGGCGTCATCCGGCCGTCGGGGCCGGGATCGGCGTCGGCATCGGCCTTGGCTTGAGCCTCGGCCTGCTGGCCGACTGA
- the rpsJ gene encoding 30S ribosomal protein S10 produces the protein MDRQNIRIRLKAFDHRVLDHSTREIVNTAKRTGATVRGPIPLPTLIEKFTVNRSPHVDKKSREQFEIRTHKRVLDIVDPTPQTVDALMKLDLSAGVDVEIKL, from the coding sequence ATGGATCGTCAGAACATCCGCATCCGGCTCAAGGCCTTCGATCACCGCGTGTTGGATCATTCCACGCGCGAGATCGTGAACACGGCCAAGCGCACGGGTGCGACGGTGCGGGGCCCCATCCCCCTGCCCACGCTTATCGAAAAATTCACCGTCAACCGTTCGCCGCACGTCGACAAGAAGTCGCGCGAGCAGTTCGAGATCCGTACGCACAAGCGCGTCCTCGACATCGTTGACCCGACTCCGCAGACCGTGGACGCGCTGATGAAGCTCGACCTGTCGGCCGGCGTTGACGTCGAAATCAAGCTGTAA
- the rpsS gene encoding 30S ribosomal protein S19, which translates to MTRSVWKGPFVDGYLLKKADAALSSGRKDVIKTWSRRSTIMPQFVGLTFGVHNGQKHVPVSVSEDMVGMKFGEFAPTRNFPGHAADKKAKRK; encoded by the coding sequence ATGACCCGCTCCGTCTGGAAAGGCCCGTTTGTCGACGGGTACCTCCTGAAGAAGGCCGACGCCGCTCTGTCGTCGGGCCGCAAGGACGTCATCAAGACCTGGTCGCGTCGCTCGACGATCATGCCGCAATTCGTCGGCCTGACCTTCGGCGTCCACAACGGCCAGAAGCACGTCCCGGTCTCCGTGTCGGAAGACATGGTCGGCATGAAGTTCGGCGAGTTCGCTCCCACGCGTAACTTCCCGGGCCACGCCGCCGACAAGAAGGCCAAGAGGAAGTAA
- the rplP gene encoding 50S ribosomal protein L16, with translation MLSPKKTKFRKQFKGRIHGASKGGTLLNFGSYGLKAVEPERITARQIEAARRAITRQMKRQGRVWIRIFPDVPVTGKPAEVRMGKGKGAVDYWAARVAPGRIMFEIDGVPDDIAREALRLGAAKLPIRTRVVTRLDAGVAVEA, from the coding sequence ATGCTGTCACCGAAGAAAACCAAGTTCCGCAAGCAGTTCAAGGGCCGCATCCACGGCGCCTCGAAGGGCGGCACCCTGCTGAACTTCGGCTCCTACGGCCTCAAGGCCGTCGAGCCGGAGCGCATCACGGCTCGCCAGATCGAAGCTGCTCGTCGCGCCATCACCCGCCAGATGAAGCGTCAAGGCCGCGTCTGGATCCGTATCTTCCCCGACGTGCCGGTCACCGGCAAGCCGGCCGAAGTCCGGATGGGTAAGGGCAAGGGCGCCGTCGATTACTGGGCCGCTCGCGTGGCCCCCGGCCGCATCATGTTCGAGATCGACGGCGTGCCGGACGATATCGCGCGTGAAGCGCTGCGCCTCGGCGCGGCCAAGCTGCCGATCCGCACTCGTGTGGTCACCCGCCTCGACGCGGGCGTGGCCGTGGAGGCTTGA
- the rpsC gene encoding 30S ribosomal protein S3, producing MGQKVNPVGLRLGVNRTWDSRWFSDGDQYGKMLHQDLAIRAALKKRLYQAGVSRIIIERPHKKCRITIYAARPGVIIGKKGADIEKLRKDLSVMTEGEVHLNIVEIRKPETDAQLVAESIAQQLERRIAFRRAMKRSIQSAVRLGAKGVRINVSGRLGGAEIARMEWYREGRVPLHTLRADIDYGFAEAKTTYGIIGVKTWIFKGEVLEHDPMALDKRLASESGPAGEGGGRERGDRPDRGDRGRRNRD from the coding sequence ATGGGTCAGAAAGTCAATCCGGTCGGGCTGCGGCTCGGCGTAAACCGCACCTGGGACAGCCGTTGGTTCTCCGACGGCGACCAGTACGGCAAGATGCTGCACCAGGACCTCGCGATCCGCGCCGCCCTGAAGAAGCGCCTGTACCAAGCCGGCGTCTCGCGCATCATCATCGAGCGTCCGCACAAGAAGTGCCGCATCACGATCTATGCCGCCCGTCCGGGCGTCATCATCGGCAAGAAGGGCGCTGACATCGAGAAGCTCCGCAAGGACCTCTCGGTGATGACCGAAGGCGAAGTTCACCTGAACATCGTCGAGATCCGCAAGCCGGAAACCGACGCTCAGCTGGTCGCCGAGTCCATCGCTCAGCAACTCGAGCGCCGGATCGCCTTCCGTCGTGCGATGAAGCGTTCGATCCAGTCGGCCGTGCGTCTCGGCGCCAAGGGCGTCCGGATCAACGTCTCGGGCCGCCTCGGCGGCGCCGAAATCGCCCGCATGGAATGGTATCGCGAAGGTCGCGTGCCGCTGCACACGCTGCGCGCCGACATCGACTACGGTTTCGCGGAAGCCAAGACCACCTACGGCATCATCGGCGTGAAGACCTGGATCTTCAAAGGCGAAGTGCTGGAGCATGACCCGATGGCGCTGGACAAGCGTCTCGCTTCCGAATCCGGCCCGGCCGGTGAAGGCGGTGGACGTGAGCGCGGCGATCGCCCGGACCGCGGCGACCGCGGCCGCCGCAATCGGGACTAA
- a CDS encoding 50S ribosomal protein L23 — MAATARHYDTILSPVITEKTTLLSEQNKVVFKVAADASKDEIAAAVEELFKVKVTKVNTLVAKGKTKRFRGIVGRRTDVKKAIVTLAEGQSIDITTGL; from the coding sequence ATGGCCGCTACCGCCCGCCACTACGACACGATCCTGTCGCCGGTGATCACCGAAAAGACGACCCTGCTCAGCGAGCAGAACAAGGTCGTCTTCAAGGTGGCCGCCGATGCGTCGAAGGACGAAATCGCCGCCGCAGTCGAAGAGCTGTTCAAGGTCAAGGTCACCAAGGTCAACACCCTGGTCGCCAAGGGCAAGACCAAGCGCTTCCGTGGCATCGTCGGTCGCCGCACCGACGTCAAGAAAGCGATCGTGACCCTGGCCGAAGGCCAGTCGATCGACATCACGACGGGGCTCTAA
- a CDS encoding transcriptional regulator: protein MTRLVAPWSDDQARNFRKSPITFRHNLAESGLFDDDALAQLLDAYPAELYDINLFDFDAEGQATMRTGARGRLPGREVLEGVKEGRIWVQLRRAEAWYPALTPLMKQAFGEIAGEARGFSPVQLNGQLIMSAPGAKVPFHADAPGVILFHLRGRKRIWIYPVDEAHMPQQGMENIMLKQQTEDLPYRRDMDAAAAVFDLEPGMAASWPLHAPHRIENLGTFNVSLSVDYQTWGSRLTNGAHFANGVLRRWGLPVAAMDKTSMAARAGLWAASLGLKRLRLVEDRIKGFERSFEIGDTQKAA from the coding sequence ATGACCCGTCTCGTCGCGCCCTGGTCGGACGACCAGGCCCGGAACTTCCGCAAGAGCCCGATCACCTTCCGCCACAACCTGGCCGAATCCGGACTGTTCGACGACGACGCCCTGGCGCAGCTGCTCGACGCCTATCCGGCCGAACTCTACGACATCAACCTGTTCGACTTCGACGCCGAGGGCCAGGCGACCATGCGCACCGGCGCGCGGGGCCGCCTGCCGGGCCGCGAGGTGCTGGAAGGTGTCAAGGAAGGCCGCATCTGGGTTCAGCTGCGCCGGGCCGAGGCCTGGTACCCGGCCTTGACCCCGCTGATGAAGCAGGCCTTCGGCGAGATCGCGGGCGAGGCGAGGGGCTTTTCGCCCGTGCAGCTGAACGGCCAGCTGATCATGTCGGCGCCGGGCGCCAAGGTGCCGTTCCACGCCGACGCGCCGGGCGTGATCCTGTTCCACCTGCGCGGCCGCAAGCGGATCTGGATCTATCCGGTCGACGAGGCGCACATGCCCCAGCAGGGCATGGAGAACATCATGCTCAAACAGCAGACCGAGGACCTGCCGTACCGCCGCGACATGGACGCGGCCGCGGCGGTCTTCGACCTGGAGCCGGGCATGGCCGCCAGCTGGCCGCTGCACGCGCCGCACCGGATCGAGAACCTCGGCACCTTCAACGTCTCGCTGTCGGTGGACTACCAGACCTGGGGTTCGCGCCTGACCAACGGCGCCCACTTCGCCAATGGCGTGCTGCGCCGCTGGGGCCTGCCCGTCGCGGCGATGGACAAGACGTCGATGGCGGCGCGGGCGGGTCTCTGGGCCGCCTCGCTGGGGCTCAAGCGATTGCGGCTGGTCGAGGACAGGATCAAGGGTTTCGAGCGCAGCTTCGAGATCGGCGACACCCAAAAGGCCGCCTGA
- the rplN gene encoding 50S ribosomal protein L14 codes for MIQMQTNLDVADNSGARRVMCIKVLGGAGRRYASVGDVIVVSVKEAIPRGRVKKGDVLRAVVVRVNQGLKRKDGSMIRFDKNAAVIVNKQSEPVGTRIFGPVPRELRAKNHMKIISLAPEVL; via the coding sequence ATGATCCAGATGCAAACTAACCTGGACGTCGCCGACAACTCTGGCGCTCGCCGGGTCATGTGCATCAAGGTGTTGGGCGGCGCAGGCCGTCGCTACGCCAGCGTTGGCGACGTCATCGTCGTCTCCGTGAAGGAAGCCATCCCGCGCGGTCGCGTGAAGAAGGGTGACGTTCTGCGCGCCGTCGTGGTTCGCGTGAACCAAGGCCTGAAGCGCAAAGACGGTTCGATGATCCGCTTCGACAAGAACGCGGCCGTCATCGTCAACAAGCAGAGCGAGCCGGTCGGCACGCGGATCTTCGGCCCGGTTCCCCGTGAACTGCGCGCCAAGAACCACATGAAGATCATCTCCCTCGCGCCGGAGGTGCTGTAA